A region of the Phaseolus vulgaris cultivar G19833 chromosome 11, P. vulgaris v2.0, whole genome shotgun sequence genome:
AGCAAACGGCGTCGTTGAGCCATcgtcaccaccaccaccaccgtGCTTCCTCGGACACAGATAGAAATTTCTAGACCCAATATCCCTCAGCTTCTCCTTCCTATCCAAACCTGCACATAGAAACCATAACAAGAAGATTAAATTTCTCATTCAacaaaaatcaagaaacaacaagaagaagatgaacatcATTAACAATTTTCCAtttaacaaaaatcaattttttcgTTGAGGGAAGCTTACTTTCTAAGGTGAACTGAGAGTAATGAAGATCGAAGTGCGAAGGGTCGTTAGACGGCAGAATTGGTCGGCGACCTTCTTTAATGTACTGGTTCACCGCCGCCGCCACTAAATCTCCGACGGCAGATTCCGTCGTCATCACCACCTGCACGGGACCAAGGCTTCCCATGATCGTAACCTTCAGCAGTAGCTTCGGCGGTTGTCTCGGCACAACCTCCACTACGGCGGTGGGGCGGTTTTTGTCTAACAGAAGTTCCGGCAGCGTCATTGGCCGCCGGAGTGGGGTGCTGGACATGGTGGCCGGCGGCGATGAGTTACTGTGAAAGGAAGAGGATTTGTTTGTCAACTTCCCCCGGCGGTGAGGCTCGGCTTGGCCGTTGCGGTGGTTCTTCGAGTTTTGCATGGTTGTTGCTAAcggttaaataaaaaataatatttacagGGAGGGGTAAAGTTGGAATTTGAGAAGGTTTTTTCGGCGGCTCTCTATTTCAATCGGCGGTAGCGACAATATCTCTGGCGAGGGAAGCCGTGTTGTGAAGAAGAGCTTCGGCTCTGTGGCTCTGGCCGGCGCCGATTGGAATCTCTCATAACCAGAACGGTATAACCGTAATTTAAGAGCCCCAGAAGGcgcaaaaaatgaaaaaagagagTGAAAGAAGGTAAGGTTACGGCGGCGCCACACACTGACTATGAGTTGTTGTAGTTTTTCTCGGTGGGACTTTTTCTTGCGTTGGAATGGTTGCAGTAGTTGGCTTCGATTTATAGAGAGTGGGGTTGAAACGGTTTCAGGGTTGGACACGTGGGTGGACTTGATTGACTGTCGCAAAACAGAATTGGCCCTTGATTTTAGAGATAGGGAGTAGGGTGAGAATCAAAGTCCACAAGTGAGGTGGGCTCACGGGAGCACGTGGAGACTTGTGTAGAGGATTCCGAATTTGTGATGCTTCGCGTGGCCGAAAGAGCATAGGTGAAAGATTCAATTAAACGGAATCCAAattctttatgttttttttttttaattttaaaattaacaaacAGAAAGTTCAATAATTGATAAAGAAACAGTGTTTTAAAAACAGaagaaattgtgaaaatctGAAATTTCAATTCTCAACCTTACTGTTGGACTTTTTCTCCAATAATGAAAGTACAAATTATTATTCTGAAATTTGAAAtaatctttttaaattttaattcatttaactATTTTTGACAGAATCATTATCAAAATGTCATTTATcaatttatatgtatatatatatattgatattttcttttttgtgaTATTAAcggaattgttttttaaaatggaaaagaaaaattatattcagAATACCTCTTCGTAAAAGCAAAATAATTTCTATCaattagtataaaataaatgGTAGTTTAGGTCACGATAAACCTGTCCAAGTGCGAGCTcagatttaatatttaaaaaaaaaactgaacaaAGTCATTTTCGTctgtttatattttgttaaacttAATCAGAACAAATAAATCTTATCAATTGAATCTTGGTTATGCAAATATATGTAAAAgttgttttgagaaaaaaaatataaaacagaatgctgttggaaaaaaaatcatcaacGAGGTGTataaacaacaaatttaaattttatcataaatgacttatactaattaaattaaataatagcaCAAATGAGAAGACTTTGATCTTTTAATTATTGAGTCTCAATATTAGTTGTAGAAACGATTCCAAAAAAGTTGACGACTCACTgcataaaaattatttactgaattattaaatatatattaataattcatTAATGAATTTGTTAAAGTTCAACAAATTAGTAAATCACAAATCCCGTATTGACATTAATTACTATCCCATTGGATTATGTtgcaaattcaaataaattttctcTGGATTAATTTGCTGAGTTGAAGtaaaatgaaattgatttttttaaacaacattaataatgaaatgaactaatattttcaaatcctttgaaaatatccaaatcctttgaattACTCATGGATTTCAATAATTAGGCCATGGCAAACACATCCAAAACACACGTCAAACTCTTTATGTTAATGAATGTGGAAAAAG
Encoded here:
- the LOC137820990 gene encoding uncharacterized protein, which encodes MQNSKNHRNGQAEPHRRGKLTNKSSSFHSNSSPPATMSSTPLRRPMTLPELLLDKNRPTAVVEVVPRQPPKLLLKVTIMGSLGPVQVVMTTESAVGDLVAAAVNQYIKEGRRPILPSNDPSHFDLHYSQFTLESLDRKEKLRDIGSRNFYLCPRKHGGGGGDDGSTTPFASCSREADKTTKGGAFGWLRFMDFSL